A genomic region of Cydia amplana chromosome 5, ilCydAmpl1.1, whole genome shotgun sequence contains the following coding sequences:
- the LOC134648088 gene encoding protein Dr1, with amino-acid sequence MGSPEQELCPPPSEEDELTLPRASINKMIKELVPSVRVAFESRELILNCCTEFIHLLSSEANEVCNQSNKKTINAEHVLTALDRLGFNDYTIEAEAVLKDCKAVAAKRRRQSTRLENLGIPEEELLRQQQALFAKAREEQAKQDQQQWLLLQQQGLAGSDATAQPYVPPPTGPKGDMDEDDDYS; translated from the exons ATGGGTAGCCCAGAACAAGAGCTCTGTCCACCGCCATCAGAAGAAGACGAGTTAACCCTACCTAGAGCAAGTATTAACAAAATGATAAAGGAGTTGGTTCCTTCCGTTAGGGTTGCATTTGAGTCTAGAGAACTAATACTTAATTGTTGCACCGAATTCATACACTTGCTCAGCTCTGAGGCCAATGAAGTCTGTAATCAGAGTAATAAGAAAACGATCAATGCCGAACATGTACTCACAG CTCTAGACAGGTTGGGGTTCAATGACTACACAATAGAGGCAGAAGCAGTGCTAAAAGACTGTAAAGCTGTAGCGGCCAAAAGAAGAAGGCAGAGCACCCGTTTGGAAAACCTTGGAATTCCAGAAGAAGAATTACTCAGGCAGCAACAGGCACTATTTGCAAAA GCTCGTGAAGAGCAAGCAAAGCAGGACCAACAGCAATGGCTGCTGCTGCAGCAACAGGGGCTAGCGGGCTCCGATGCGACGGCACAGCCGTACGTACCACCACCCACTGGACCCAAGGGAGACATGGATGAAGACGATGACTACTCATAG